The following coding sequences lie in one Capsicum annuum cultivar UCD-10X-F1 chromosome 5, UCD10Xv1.1, whole genome shotgun sequence genomic window:
- the LOC107872396 gene encoding kirola: MGVKGKLIGSVEVKCGGHLVHDIFHTNTHQIPNICRGKIKHFEIHEGGTIKAGSVVSWKYNDDGKDKIAKQVIEAVDPQKKSITWKVVGGDLLELYNSFTTIISCDHQWATWTFVYEKKTEETPEPLVLLGFALDLIKDIEGHHLLKK; encoded by the exons ATGGGGGTGAAAGGCAAGTTGATCGGTTCAGTTGAGGTCAAATGTGGAGGACACTTGGTTCATGATATTTTTCACACTAATACTCATCAAATACCCAACATATGCCGTGGTAAGATCAAGCATTTTGAGATTCATGAAGGTGGAACCATAAAGGCTGGTTCGGTAGTTAGTTGGAAATATAATGATG atGGAAAAGATAAGATCGCTAAGCAAGTGATTGAAGCCGTTGATCCTCAGAAGAAATCAATAACTTGGAAAGTAGTTGGAGGAGATTTGTTAGAGCTGTACAATTCCTTCACTACTATTATATCATGTGATCACCAATGGGCTACATGGACATTTGTGTACGAGaagaaaactgaagaaactcCAGAGCCTCTTGTTCTTTTGGGTTTTGCCCTTGATCTGATCAAAGATATAGAGGGTCATCACCTTCTCAAGAAATGA